The Alphaproteobacteria bacterium genome contains a region encoding:
- a CDS encoding LLM class flavin-dependent oxidoreductase produces MRFGLFGSAQADTSDLGPETGQGFRDYLDYCVEGEALGFHSSFLVEHHFTGWNQVSATLTLLTALAMRTSRLRLGSGVMVLPWHHPVLLAEQAATLDLISDGRLDFGIGKGYRHSEFKGFGIPRDEAEARFEEALDVIRRSWTSRQRFSHHGRFWRFEDIVVEPPTAQQPHPPIWVAAASAPSIRRAAARGFNLILDQYAAPDAIGERIALYRSEREARGQRFDPMQVAVARQVYVAKNKADTDAALERLAKYTQRTVAVSRAPDAKSGAHVLAYADGAGGTETNALYGTANEICGKLHALNKAGAEYALLTISGGKEQLRRFARDIMPEFSGGRLVAPQLAAESRPELIDTGVV; encoded by the coding sequence ATGCGCTTCGGTCTCTTCGGCTCGGCACAGGCAGACACCAGCGATCTCGGCCCCGAAACGGGCCAGGGATTTCGCGACTACCTCGACTACTGCGTCGAGGGCGAGGCGCTCGGCTTCCATTCGAGCTTCCTCGTGGAGCATCACTTCACCGGCTGGAATCAGGTCTCGGCGACACTGACGCTGCTCACTGCGCTTGCCATGCGGACGAGCAGGTTGCGGCTGGGCAGCGGCGTGATGGTGTTGCCGTGGCATCATCCGGTCCTGCTGGCCGAGCAGGCGGCGACGCTCGACCTCATCTCCGACGGCCGGCTCGATTTCGGCATCGGCAAGGGCTACCGGCACAGCGAGTTCAAGGGCTTCGGCATCCCGCGCGACGAGGCGGAGGCGCGCTTCGAGGAAGCGCTCGACGTCATCCGGCGCTCATGGACCTCGCGTCAGCGCTTTTCGCATCACGGCCGCTTCTGGCGGTTTGAGGATATCGTGGTCGAGCCACCGACCGCGCAGCAGCCGCATCCGCCGATCTGGGTCGCGGCCGCAAGCGCGCCGTCGATCCGCCGCGCCGCTGCACGCGGCTTCAACCTCATTCTCGATCAGTACGCTGCGCCGGACGCGATCGGCGAGCGCATCGCGCTCTATCGCTCCGAACGCGAGGCGAGGGGGCAGAGGTTCGATCCGATGCAGGTGGCCGTGGCGCGCCAGGTCTATGTGGCGAAAAACAAGGCCGACACGGACGCCGCACTGGAGCGGCTTGCCAAATACACGCAGCGCACGGTCGCAGTGTCGCGCGCGCCCGATGCGAAGAGTGGGGCACACGTCCTCGCCTACGCCGACGGGGCCGGCGGGACCGAAACCAACGCGCTTTACGGAACGGCGAATGAAATCTGCGGCAAGCTCCATGCGCTGAACAAGGCAGGCGCTGAGTACGCGCTGCTGACGATTTCCGGCGGCAAGGAGCAGCTGCGGCGTTTTGCACGCGACATCATGCCGGAATTTTCGGGCGGGCGATTAGTGGCGCCCCAACTTGCTGCGGAATCCCGGCCGGAGCTGATCGATACGGGGGTTGTGTAG
- the ilvN gene encoding acetolactate synthase small subunit: MSNTTPASASHYPAQTVKEKVERHTLSVLVDNEPGVLARVIGLFSGRGYNIDSLTVSETEHEKHLSRITIVTSGTPMVIEQIRHQLERLVQIRRVVDLTDAAIPGIERELAMVKVRGKGENRVEALRLADAFRARVIDAGTESFIFEITGATEKIESFISLMLPLGLVEVSRTGVVAISRGAEGM, encoded by the coding sequence GTGAGCAACACAACGCCTGCGAGCGCGAGCCACTACCCGGCGCAGACCGTCAAGGAGAAGGTCGAGCGCCACACGCTCTCGGTCCTGGTCGACAACGAACCGGGCGTGCTCGCGCGCGTCATCGGGCTGTTCTCGGGCCGCGGCTACAACATAGACAGTCTCACGGTCTCCGAGACCGAGCATGAGAAGCATCTCTCGCGCATCACCATCGTGACCAGCGGCACCCCGATGGTGATCGAGCAGATCCGCCATCAACTCGAACGGCTGGTGCAGATCCGCCGCGTGGTGGATCTGACGGACGCTGCGATACCCGGTATCGAGCGCGAGCTCGCGATGGTCAAGGTGCGCGGCAAGGGCGAGAACCGCGTCGAGGCGCTGCGTCTCGCCGACGCCTTCCGCGCACGCGTGATCGACGCCGGCACCGAGAGCTTCATCTTCGAGATCACCGGCGCAACCGAGAAGATCGAGAGCTTCATCAGCCTGATGCTGCCGCTCGGGTTGGTCGAAGTGTCCCGCACCGGCGTGGTGGCGATCTCCCGCGGCGCGGAGGGGATGTAG
- a CDS encoding acetolactate synthase 3 large subunit: MSKQMTGAEMVVQAMLDNGVEHIFGYPGGAVLPIYDAIFQQNRLKHILVRHEQGAGHAAEGYARSTGKVGCMLVTSGPGATNAVTALTDALMDSIPLVCITGQVPTHLIGNDAFQECDTVGITRPCTKHNYLVKSVNDLARVLHEAFHIAANGRPGPVVVDIPKDVQFATGTYVGPKQVQMKSYKPKVKGDIDRIKTAVEMLANAKKPVIYSGGGVINSGPEASHLLREFARITGFPVTSTLMGLGAFPAANPQWIGMLGMHGTYESNWTMHDCDVMLCIGARFDDRITGRIDAFAPHSRKIHVDIDPSSINKNVKVDLAIVGDCGHVLEDMIRLWKEGAKQVDKAALAGWWKQIDKWRGRDCLAYRQSNSTIKPQYAIERLYAAVKDRDVYITTEVGQHQMWAAQFFKFQEPNRWMTSGGLGTMGYGLPASIGVQVAHPKSLVIDIAGEASVLMTMQEMSTAAQYRLPVKIFILNNEYMGMVRQWQELLHGGRYSESYSAALPDFVKLAEAYHGVGIRCEKPGDLDHAIKEMINVDKPVIFDCVVDQKENCFPMIPSGKAHNEMLLADVAGDIQKAIDEKGKVLV; this comes from the coding sequence ATGAGCAAGCAGATGACCGGCGCCGAAATGGTGGTGCAAGCGATGCTCGACAACGGGGTCGAGCACATCTTCGGCTATCCGGGCGGCGCGGTCCTGCCGATCTACGACGCTATCTTCCAGCAGAACCGGCTCAAGCACATCCTGGTGCGCCACGAGCAGGGCGCGGGCCACGCTGCCGAGGGTTATGCTCGCTCGACCGGCAAGGTCGGGTGCATGCTGGTGACCTCCGGACCGGGCGCCACCAATGCCGTGACGGCGCTGACCGACGCGCTGATGGACTCGATTCCGCTGGTCTGCATCACCGGGCAGGTCCCGACGCACCTGATCGGCAACGACGCATTCCAGGAGTGCGACACGGTCGGCATCACGCGGCCCTGCACCAAGCACAATTATCTCGTCAAAAGCGTCAACGACCTCGCGCGCGTGCTGCACGAGGCGTTCCACATCGCGGCGAACGGCCGTCCAGGGCCGGTCGTGGTCGATATCCCGAAGGACGTGCAGTTCGCGACCGGCACTTATGTCGGGCCGAAGCAGGTCCAGATGAAGAGCTACAAGCCCAAGGTGAAAGGCGACATCGATCGCATCAAGACCGCGGTCGAGATGCTGGCGAACGCCAAAAAGCCGGTGATCTATTCGGGCGGCGGCGTCATCAACTCGGGCCCCGAGGCGAGCCATCTGCTGCGCGAGTTCGCGCGCATCACCGGCTTCCCGGTGACCTCGACACTGATGGGGCTCGGCGCGTTTCCGGCCGCGAACCCGCAGTGGATCGGCATGCTCGGCATGCACGGCACCTACGAGTCGAACTGGACGATGCACGACTGCGACGTGATGCTGTGCATCGGCGCGCGCTTCGACGATCGCATCACCGGGCGGATCGATGCGTTCGCGCCGCATTCGCGCAAGATCCACGTCGACATCGATCCGTCCTCGATCAACAAGAACGTCAAGGTCGATCTCGCGATCGTCGGCGATTGCGGGCATGTGCTGGAAGACATGATCCGGCTCTGGAAGGAGGGCGCGAAGCAGGTCGACAAGGCCGCGCTGGCGGGCTGGTGGAAGCAGATCGACAAGTGGCGCGGCCGCGATTGCCTCGCCTACCGGCAGTCGAACTCGACCATCAAGCCGCAATACGCGATCGAGCGGCTCTACGCGGCGGTGAAGGATCGCGACGTTTACATCACGACCGAGGTCGGCCAGCATCAGATGTGGGCGGCGCAGTTCTTCAAGTTCCAGGAGCCGAACCGCTGGATGACGAGCGGAGGCCTCGGCACCATGGGCTACGGCCTGCCGGCCTCGATCGGCGTGCAGGTCGCGCATCCGAAATCGCTGGTGATCGACATCGCGGGCGAGGCCTCCGTGCTGATGACCATGCAGGAGATGTCGACAGCGGCGCAGTATCGCCTGCCGGTCAAGATCTTCATCCTCAACAACGAGTACATGGGCATGGTGCGCCAGTGGCAGGAACTGTTGCACGGCGGGCGCTATTCGGAGAGCTATTCGGCGGCGCTGCCGGACTTCGTGAAGCTCGCCGAGGCCTATCACGGCGTCGGCATCCGCTGCGAAAAACCGGGCGACCTCGACCACGCCATCAAGGAGATGATCAACGTCGACAAGCCGGTGATTTTCGATTGCGTCGTCGATCAGAAGGAAAACTGTTTCCCGATGATCCCGTCGGGCAAGGCGCACAACGAGATGCTGCTCGCCGACGTCGCCGGCGACATCCAGAAGGCGATCGACGAGAAGGGCAAGGTGCTGGTGTGA